One Rhodococcus sp. P1Y DNA window includes the following coding sequences:
- a CDS encoding T3SS effector HopA1 family protein: MTADRNVGGIEDQTEQELSDRIYRAAHAGNTDDTKTLDGVLQDYEFERFVRGRVVDGLTDVAVDSISTGALSIGRVSVSASPTEEALFEVDGTTYLRTTSWRPNLSPGFLLYDHRLASHRATSDDAPIERIYIAQSDPETAVSEWAVCIERLIELGIPFRTKLLSRRVRYPRSDALVVYAQQRGSEILEAVLDVRRQRTTNEFEKSTSLFVADHGHGVGTAQEPLRGHQRGVKESFGQHRSTVVARAFARHRSEGISLTTALEQSASVSGVDLADFSRNSQA; encoded by the coding sequence GTGACAGCGGATCGAAATGTCGGGGGCATCGAAGATCAGACCGAGCAAGAATTGTCGGACCGGATCTACAGGGCGGCTCACGCAGGAAACACAGACGACACCAAGACCCTGGACGGAGTTCTGCAGGACTACGAGTTCGAACGGTTTGTTCGAGGTCGCGTTGTCGATGGATTGACCGATGTCGCAGTCGATTCCATCTCTACAGGAGCGCTGTCGATAGGACGGGTCTCTGTCTCCGCGAGTCCGACGGAAGAGGCACTTTTCGAGGTCGACGGGACAACATATCTTCGAACCACGTCGTGGCGGCCGAATCTATCGCCCGGGTTCCTGTTGTACGACCATCGACTGGCAAGTCATCGAGCGACGAGCGACGATGCTCCGATCGAACGGATTTACATAGCGCAGTCCGACCCCGAGACGGCAGTAAGCGAATGGGCGGTATGCATCGAGAGGTTGATCGAGCTCGGAATTCCGTTCCGGACAAAACTGCTCTCGCGCCGGGTTCGTTACCCCCGATCCGACGCGCTCGTGGTTTACGCACAGCAGCGAGGGTCCGAGATCCTGGAGGCAGTGCTCGACGTCAGACGGCAGCGGACTACGAACGAGTTCGAGAAGTCGACCTCGCTGTTCGTCGCTGATCACGGACACGGAGTTGGTACGGCGCAGGAACCTCTGAGAGGTCACCAACGCGGTGTCAAGGAGAGTTTTGGCCAACATCGTTCGACGGTCGTGGCTCGTGCGTTTGCTCGCCATCGGTCCGAGGGAATCTCGTTGACCACGGCGTTGGAGCAGAGCGCAAGTGTGTCGGGAGTGGACCTCGCGGATTTCAGCAGAAACTCGCAGGCGTAG
- a CDS encoding LLM class flavin-dependent oxidoreductase, with the protein MQISALYPEQPREIGAIDPFAEVVSTTSLSRLWMGQSFVIDSHSTLAALGRTPWAVPVGIGTALAVLRSPYDAAMQARSVAIATGNNVSIAYGSADPAFVSSVRGRPFSKPATYMSTYVRIVRDLLSGVHVRDDLEGEIVGGVLPPAEHPRVEIGIGVLREGMARVGAPSAEFQVSWLAPKNYIRDVLNPASTRSDGTHPRTVAYVQCAVDRPGRSGTLLAHTGAGKHLETHHYTEMLRRAGLDVDASDPASGARELMEKRVFVFDTADRIAEELLSYSECGVDEVIVNVTGVSLLYGASAAIEDLADIVAAADRVTPGS; encoded by the coding sequence ATGCAGATTTCGGCGCTGTATCCGGAGCAGCCCCGGGAAATAGGCGCTATCGATCCGTTTGCTGAAGTGGTTTCGACTACAAGCTTGAGCCGGTTATGGATGGGCCAATCCTTCGTAATCGATTCTCACTCGACTCTTGCGGCTCTGGGACGAACGCCGTGGGCGGTTCCCGTTGGAATTGGTACCGCTCTTGCCGTTCTGCGTTCGCCGTACGACGCTGCAATGCAGGCCCGATCGGTCGCGATCGCAACTGGTAACAATGTCTCGATCGCATACGGGTCGGCTGATCCAGCTTTCGTTTCGTCTGTGCGCGGGCGGCCGTTTTCCAAGCCGGCGACGTATATGTCGACCTACGTTCGTATCGTTCGCGATCTGCTTTCCGGCGTCCACGTCAGGGATGATCTGGAAGGTGAGATCGTTGGCGGTGTATTACCTCCCGCGGAACACCCCCGTGTAGAAATCGGCATCGGGGTGCTGCGTGAAGGTATGGCACGTGTTGGAGCGCCGAGCGCCGAATTTCAGGTGTCGTGGCTCGCTCCGAAGAACTACATCCGTGATGTTTTGAATCCTGCCTCCACCCGCTCCGATGGCACGCATCCGAGGACAGTCGCCTACGTTCAGTGCGCGGTCGATCGCCCGGGACGCAGTGGAACGTTGCTCGCACATACCGGGGCTGGCAAACACTTGGAAACACATCACTACACCGAGATGCTTCGGCGCGCGGGTTTGGATGTCGACGCATCGGATCCGGCGTCGGGGGCTCGGGAGTTGATGGAGAAGCGCGTCTTCGTATTCGACACGGCAGACCGGATCGCCGAGGAATTGTTGTCATACAGCGAGTGCGGTGTGGATGAGGTCATCGTGAACGTCACTGGCGTCTCGCTGTTGTATGGGGCGAGTGCTGCGATCGAAGACCTCGCTGACATCGTAGCCGCGGCCGACAGAGTCACTCCCGGAAGCTGA
- the rsmG gene encoding 16S rRNA (guanine(527)-N(7))-methyltransferase RsmG: MNSVEPEALDNDQLMAIAERVFGPRLDLAKKYHESLATDGVERGLIGPREVPRLWERHLLNCAVIGELIDEGERVVDIGSGAGLPGIPLAIARPDLHVTLVEPLLRRTVYLAEFIEAHDLDVLVVRGRAEQPGVKKEAGGADVVTSRAVAPLEKLAKWSLPLIHERGRMLALKGSSAEEEIERDRASLTRMGAGKLEVVRCGVDVVPTPTIVVRAERVPRRFARS, translated from the coding sequence ATGAACAGTGTGGAACCAGAGGCGTTGGACAACGATCAATTGATGGCAATTGCTGAGCGCGTGTTCGGTCCGCGTCTTGATCTGGCCAAGAAATATCATGAGTCTCTCGCTACGGATGGCGTCGAGCGCGGACTGATCGGTCCGAGGGAAGTCCCCCGACTCTGGGAGCGACACCTTTTGAACTGCGCAGTGATCGGCGAGCTAATCGATGAAGGCGAGCGGGTCGTAGACATCGGGAGTGGTGCGGGGCTCCCCGGGATCCCGCTTGCGATTGCGCGACCGGATCTTCACGTCACGCTTGTCGAGCCACTTCTTCGTCGAACGGTCTATCTCGCAGAATTCATCGAAGCGCACGATCTCGATGTTCTGGTCGTTCGTGGTCGTGCCGAGCAACCCGGTGTGAAGAAGGAGGCCGGCGGCGCTGATGTTGTCACGTCGAGAGCCGTCGCACCGCTCGAAAAGCTTGCGAAATGGTCGCTCCCGCTCATTCACGAACGCGGGCGGATGCTGGCGTTGAAGGGAAGTAGTGCAGAAGAGGAGATCGAACGCGATCGGGCTTCCCTTACTCGTATGGGTGCTGGCAAGCTAGAGGTTGTGAGGTGCGGCGTGGATGTAGTGCCGACACCGACAATCGTGGTTCGCGCCGAGAGAGTGCCTCGCCGCTTCGCTCGCTCGTAA
- a CDS encoding ParA family protein, protein MSGGSDPTVSRETESATASASKARKGSTSDETGGSGFGAYSSISSDDTPIGAAAQRASQVLHPGSVTLPKPVRRRTLTIANQKGGVGKTTTAVNLAAALAIQGLTVLVVDLDPQGNASTALGVEHHSGVPSSYEVLIGEVSAKEAIQQSPHSERLFCIPATIDLAGAEIELVSMVAREGRLKTALTNLDDIDADFVLIDCPPSLGLLTVNALVAASEVLIPIQCEYYALEGVGQLLRNIELVQAHLNPALHVSTVILTMYDGRTKLADQVAEEVRKHFGDAVLRAVIPRSVKVSEAPGYGMTVLDYDPGSRGAMSYLDAGRELAARSEFASSTTQQEQ, encoded by the coding sequence ATGTCGGGTGGATCCGATCCAACTGTTTCACGTGAAACAGAGTCCGCGACCGCGAGTGCGTCGAAAGCACGAAAGGGTTCTACATCGGACGAGACGGGTGGATCTGGCTTCGGCGCATACAGCAGCATTTCGTCCGACGACACCCCGATCGGGGCCGCCGCGCAGCGAGCAAGTCAGGTGCTTCATCCGGGCAGCGTCACGTTGCCCAAGCCGGTACGGCGGCGGACGCTGACGATCGCCAATCAGAAAGGCGGTGTCGGCAAGACGACGACAGCGGTCAATCTCGCGGCCGCCTTGGCGATCCAGGGCTTGACCGTACTGGTGGTCGATCTCGACCCTCAGGGCAACGCCAGCACGGCATTGGGCGTCGAGCACCACTCGGGTGTGCCCTCGAGTTACGAGGTCCTCATCGGCGAGGTGAGCGCCAAAGAGGCGATCCAACAGAGTCCGCACAGTGAACGGCTCTTCTGCATTCCAGCCACGATCGACCTGGCCGGTGCGGAGATCGAGCTCGTGTCGATGGTTGCGCGCGAAGGACGGCTCAAGACTGCGCTGACCAACTTGGACGATATCGACGCCGACTTCGTTCTCATCGATTGCCCACCGTCGCTCGGACTGCTCACCGTCAACGCATTGGTTGCGGCGAGCGAAGTGCTCATTCCCATTCAGTGTGAGTACTACGCCTTGGAGGGAGTCGGTCAGCTCCTCCGCAACATCGAACTTGTCCAGGCTCACCTCAACCCCGCCCTCCATGTGTCGACGGTCATCCTCACGATGTACGACGGTCGAACCAAGTTGGCCGATCAGGTTGCGGAGGAGGTCCGCAAACACTTCGGCGATGCGGTTCTCCGAGCCGTCATTCCCCGCAGCGTGAAGGTGTCGGAAGCTCCGGGTTACGGCATGACGGTGCTCGACTACGATCCCGGCTCGCGAGGCGCGATGAGCTATCTGGATGCAGGTAGGGAACTCGCAGCGCGTTCAGAATTCGCGTCCTCGACCACACAGCAGGAGCAGTAG
- a CDS encoding ParB/RepB/Spo0J family partition protein: protein MSQTRKGGLGRGLAALIPTGPEAGPRLGSAAADVVIGNDSSATRETRPGSTAAEKVVSAPTPTPPVRSSKEDLAPAGAVYREIAPGLIQPNPKQPRSVFDEESLAELVHSIREFGLMQPIVVRSIEGGKYELVMGERRWRASQEAGLDSIPAIVRETADDAMLRDALLENIHRVQLNPLEEAAAYQQLLEEFDVTHEELAAKIGRSRPVVTNMIRLLKLPIAVQRRVAAGVLSAGHARALLSLDAGSDAQEALATRIVAEGLSVRATEEAVTLANRNDDVTPNPSPRRKPIQMPGLQDVADRLSDSFDTRVTVSLGKKKGKIVVEFGSVDDLQRIVEMMEDQKKK from the coding sequence ATGAGTCAGACACGTAAGGGCGGCTTGGGCCGTGGGTTGGCCGCGCTGATCCCGACCGGTCCGGAGGCCGGACCTCGGTTGGGTAGTGCAGCAGCAGACGTGGTGATCGGAAACGACAGTTCCGCTACCCGGGAGACTCGACCGGGATCGACTGCGGCCGAAAAAGTGGTGTCTGCCCCCACCCCGACTCCCCCGGTTCGCAGTTCGAAAGAGGACCTGGCACCCGCCGGAGCGGTGTATCGGGAGATAGCACCGGGGCTGATTCAGCCCAACCCGAAGCAGCCTCGAAGCGTGTTCGACGAGGAATCGCTCGCGGAATTGGTCCACTCGATCCGTGAATTCGGGTTGATGCAACCGATCGTTGTGCGCTCGATCGAGGGCGGCAAGTACGAACTCGTGATGGGTGAGCGACGGTGGCGAGCCAGCCAGGAAGCCGGACTCGACTCCATTCCGGCCATTGTCCGCGAGACAGCCGACGACGCGATGCTGCGCGACGCGCTCCTCGAGAACATCCATCGCGTGCAGTTGAACCCCCTCGAAGAAGCGGCTGCATATCAACAACTCCTCGAAGAATTCGACGTGACCCACGAGGAGCTGGCGGCGAAGATCGGTCGGTCCAGGCCCGTCGTGACCAACATGATTCGCCTTTTGAAGCTTCCGATCGCAGTTCAGCGACGCGTTGCGGCGGGCGTTTTGTCCGCCGGGCATGCGCGTGCACTGCTGTCTTTGGACGCTGGTTCGGATGCTCAAGAAGCACTGGCGACCCGGATCGTCGCGGAGGGACTGTCGGTACGGGCGACCGAAGAGGCGGTTACTCTCGCAAATCGAAACGACGATGTCACTCCGAATCCGTCCCCCAGGCGCAAGCCGATTCAGATGCCGGGACTCCAAGATGTCGCCGATCGCCTTTCCGACTCCTTCGATACACGAGTCACCGTGAGCCTCGGCAAGAAAAAAGGCAAGATCGTTGTCGAATTCGGGTCGGTCGACGATCTTCAGCGCATTGTGGAAATGATGGAAGATCAGAAGAAGAAGTAA
- a CDS encoding GNAT family N-acetyltransferase has protein sequence MSTLVTGVTLDSFDRLPNHTRRCRFWVLDSPTQKADGEALDLELENEAWLSMIMLEWGSCGQLLTTAGATTGCALYAPPGAVPRATTFPTSPVSADAVLLTTLRIESDVDRDSNSASLIQAVVADLVNRGVRALEAFGIRRTDSDEVDGPRATASRTCSDVTCMIDADFLEKAGFEVVAPHHRYPRLRLELDRDHGWKEDVESALERLLIAASLTMVDIEHKDTVGVR, from the coding sequence GTGTCGACGCTCGTCACCGGGGTCACGTTGGACTCCTTCGATCGACTGCCGAACCACACCCGGCGGTGTCGGTTCTGGGTTCTCGACTCTCCTACCCAGAAGGCTGACGGTGAGGCACTCGACCTCGAGTTGGAGAACGAGGCGTGGTTGTCGATGATTATGCTCGAGTGGGGATCGTGCGGACAGCTGCTGACGACAGCGGGTGCGACGACAGGGTGTGCGCTGTACGCCCCACCCGGTGCCGTCCCACGTGCCACGACATTTCCGACGTCCCCCGTCAGCGCCGACGCAGTTCTGCTCACGACATTGAGAATCGAGTCCGACGTCGATCGCGACAGCAACTCTGCCTCTCTCATCCAGGCCGTAGTAGCCGACCTCGTCAACCGTGGCGTTCGAGCCCTGGAAGCCTTCGGGATTCGGCGCACCGACTCCGATGAGGTCGACGGTCCTCGCGCGACCGCATCGCGCACCTGCTCGGACGTCACCTGCATGATCGATGCCGATTTTCTCGAGAAGGCAGGGTTCGAGGTAGTTGCACCACATCACCGCTACCCGAGACTGCGGCTCGAGCTGGATCGCGATCACGGATGGAAAGAAGACGTGGAGTCCGCATTGGAGCGACTACTCATCGCAGCAAGTTTGACCATGGTCGATATCGAGCACAAGGACACCGTCGGCGTTCGGTGA
- a CDS encoding N-acetylmuramoyl-L-alanine amidase, which produces MHRLSHGDSGPAVAEVRSTLISLGFLHEENSGAGGVEDPLHWSAPASNFDSLLDGAVRAFQQHRGLLVDGTVGPATYRSLKEASYRLGARTLIYQLSAPLYGDDVATLQTRLQDLGFYSERVDGYFGPKTHEGLSSFQREIGLSPDGICGPATLRSLDLLGARVTGGSPHAISEEELVRQSGPQLTGKRIVIDPDLGGPDTGIIVDGLYGKISEAEILWDVASRLEGRMAATGMETFLSRARGTNPSVADRAETSNAFNADLMISLRCASSASPAANGVASFHFGNSHGSASLIGQVLTGYIQREIVARTPLLDCRSHGRTWDLLRLTNMPTVQVDLGYLTSAADVAVLGDPRSRDIIAEAILIAVKRLYLLGQDDQPTGTFTFAELLAEELAAADRR; this is translated from the coding sequence ATGCACCGACTCAGTCACGGCGATTCCGGTCCCGCCGTAGCGGAGGTACGGAGCACCCTGATCTCGCTGGGCTTCCTTCACGAGGAAAACAGCGGTGCGGGTGGGGTCGAAGACCCGCTTCACTGGAGCGCACCAGCATCGAATTTCGATTCTCTCCTGGACGGCGCGGTACGAGCCTTTCAGCAACACCGCGGCCTGCTGGTCGACGGCACCGTCGGACCCGCCACGTACCGTTCCCTCAAAGAGGCGTCATACCGCCTCGGGGCCCGCACCCTGATCTACCAGCTCTCCGCGCCGCTCTACGGCGACGATGTCGCCACTCTCCAGACTCGTCTCCAAGACCTCGGTTTTTACAGCGAACGAGTCGATGGCTACTTCGGACCGAAGACTCACGAAGGATTGTCCTCGTTCCAGCGGGAGATCGGATTGTCGCCCGACGGCATCTGCGGTCCCGCGACCCTGCGTTCGCTCGATCTGCTCGGTGCACGCGTCACCGGTGGTTCGCCGCACGCGATCAGCGAAGAAGAGCTTGTCCGGCAATCCGGCCCTCAGTTGACGGGTAAGCGCATTGTCATCGATCCCGACCTCGGTGGCCCTGACACTGGAATCATCGTCGACGGGCTGTACGGCAAAATTTCCGAGGCCGAAATTCTGTGGGACGTAGCAAGCCGCCTCGAGGGACGAATGGCGGCCACAGGGATGGAAACGTTCTTGTCGCGAGCACGGGGCACCAACCCCAGCGTCGCCGATCGTGCGGAGACGTCCAACGCTTTCAACGCCGACCTGATGATCTCGCTTCGCTGTGCGTCCAGTGCCAGTCCAGCTGCCAACGGCGTCGCGAGCTTCCACTTCGGCAACTCCCATGGCTCGGCGTCGCTCATCGGCCAAGTTCTCACCGGATACATCCAACGCGAAATTGTTGCTCGCACACCGCTATTGGACTGCCGCAGTCACGGACGAACCTGGGACCTGTTGCGGCTCACCAACATGCCGACCGTTCAGGTCGACCTCGGCTATCTGACGAGCGCGGCGGACGTCGCTGTACTCGGAGATCCTCGTTCACGCGACATCATTGCCGAGGCAATTCTCATCGCGGTCAAGCGGCTTTATCTCCTCGGGCAGGACGACCAGCCGACAGGCACTTTCACGTTCGCCGAACTACTGGCCGAGGAACTTGCCGCAGCAGATCGACGCTGA
- the trxA gene encoding thioredoxin, whose translation MGLDRSNPKVTTSTHRELHQMSDDKKTVTITDASFADDVLTSEKPVLVDFWATWCGPCKMVAPVLEEIAAEHADKLTIAKLDIDANPQAARDFKVMSIPTLILFQGGKPVKQIVGAKGKAALLKDLESVL comes from the coding sequence TTGGGGCTCGACCGTTCCAACCCGAAAGTCACCACTTCTACTCACAGGGAGCTACACCAGATGTCCGACGACAAGAAGACCGTCACGATCACCGATGCATCGTTCGCGGACGACGTCCTCACCAGCGAGAAGCCTGTACTGGTTGACTTCTGGGCCACCTGGTGTGGTCCGTGCAAGATGGTGGCCCCTGTACTCGAGGAGATCGCAGCCGAACATGCCGACAAGCTGACCATCGCCAAGCTCGACATCGACGCCAATCCTCAGGCGGCTCGCGACTTCAAGGTCATGTCCATCCCAACGCTCATTCTGTTCCAGGGTGGCAAGCCCGTGAAGCAGATTGTCGGGGCCAAGGGCAAGGCCGCCCTGCTCAAGGACCTCGAATCCGTTTTGTGA
- the trxB gene encoding thioredoxin-disulfide reductase produces MTTPKVHDLIIVGSGPAGYTAGVYAARAELQPLLFEGTQFGGALMTTTEVENFPGFREGIMGPDLMEQMREQAKRFGADIRTEDVEELQLDGEIKTVSAGGETYRARAVILAMGAAARYLGIPGEEKLLGRGVSACATCDGFFFRDQDIAVIGGGDSAMEEATFLTRFARSVTIVHRRSEFRASRIMLERAKNNEKINFLTDTKVLEVLGDSSVTGVAIENALTGEKSTLAVTGMFVAIGHDPRNELVKGQVALDDAGYVTVASPTSATSVAGVFAAGDLVDHVYQQAITAAGTGCTASIDAERWLAEQGDITTNTLEHADQPVDAVSA; encoded by the coding sequence ATGACTACGCCCAAGGTTCACGACCTCATCATCGTCGGCTCTGGACCGGCCGGGTACACCGCTGGCGTCTACGCAGCCCGGGCTGAGCTCCAGCCCCTCCTGTTCGAGGGAACGCAATTCGGCGGCGCGTTGATGACCACCACCGAGGTGGAGAACTTCCCCGGCTTCCGCGAAGGAATCATGGGTCCGGACTTGATGGAACAAATGCGCGAGCAGGCCAAGCGCTTCGGAGCCGACATCCGCACCGAAGACGTCGAGGAACTTCAGCTCGACGGTGAAATCAAGACCGTATCTGCCGGAGGCGAGACGTACCGCGCGCGCGCCGTCATTTTGGCGATGGGCGCAGCAGCCCGGTACCTCGGCATCCCCGGCGAGGAGAAGCTACTCGGTCGTGGGGTAAGTGCGTGCGCCACGTGTGACGGATTCTTCTTCCGTGATCAGGACATCGCTGTCATCGGCGGCGGCGACTCTGCCATGGAGGAAGCAACGTTCCTCACTCGCTTCGCGCGCAGCGTTACCATCGTCCACCGACGTAGTGAGTTCCGCGCGTCACGCATCATGCTCGAACGCGCCAAGAACAACGAGAAGATCAATTTCCTGACCGACACCAAGGTGTTGGAAGTGCTGGGTGACTCCTCGGTGACGGGTGTGGCCATCGAAAACGCACTCACAGGTGAGAAAAGCACCCTCGCTGTGACCGGCATGTTCGTCGCCATCGGTCACGATCCACGCAACGAGCTCGTCAAGGGACAGGTCGCCCTCGACGACGCCGGTTACGTCACGGTTGCGTCTCCGACGTCGGCCACTTCGGTGGCGGGAGTCTTCGCGGCGGGCGACCTCGTCGACCACGTGTACCAGCAGGCGATCACTGCGGCAGGGACCGGCTGCACCGCATCGATCGACGCCGAGCGTTGGCTAGCTGAGCAGGGCGATATCACGACCAACACCCTCGAGCACGCCGACCAACCGGTCGATGCAGTGTCTGCCTGA
- the sigM gene encoding RNA polymerase sigma factor SigM has translation MGTAGVNNGVGGVLNARSDVELLAAHVAGDPTAFTMLVHRHHEHLWMTARRTSYTNEDAADALQEALLSAHRMAASFRADAAVRSWLHKIVVNACLDRIRRNRSRPTIPLPDGDALELADARDPMATVETSIEVHSALMTLAPEQRAAVVAVDMEGYSVADAARLLGVPAGTVKSRCARGRLKLAVLLEYLRTDGNR, from the coding sequence ATGGGGACTGCTGGTGTAAACAATGGCGTGGGGGGAGTGCTCAATGCACGTTCCGATGTCGAACTTCTCGCTGCTCACGTAGCGGGTGATCCAACGGCGTTCACCATGCTCGTTCATCGTCATCACGAGCATTTGTGGATGACCGCTCGACGAACGAGCTACACGAACGAGGATGCGGCAGACGCGCTTCAAGAAGCCCTTCTGTCCGCACATCGCATGGCGGCCTCGTTTCGCGCCGATGCAGCGGTTCGAAGCTGGCTGCACAAGATCGTCGTCAATGCATGTCTCGACCGCATTCGCCGCAACCGCTCACGTCCGACGATTCCGCTTCCTGACGGCGATGCGCTCGAGCTGGCCGATGCGCGGGACCCGATGGCAACCGTCGAGACATCCATCGAGGTCCACTCTGCCCTGATGACACTCGCTCCCGAACAACGCGCAGCTGTGGTCGCCGTCGACATGGAGGGCTACTCGGTTGCCGATGCGGCGCGGCTTCTCGGTGTTCCAGCCGGGACGGTGAAGAGTCGCTGCGCACGCGGACGGCTCAAGTTGGCAGTCCTTCTGGAATATCTGCGCACGGATGGGAACCGATAG